From a region of the Helicobacter hepaticus ATCC 51449 genome:
- the ccoO gene encoding cytochrome-c oxidase, cbb3-type subunit II yields the protein MFSFLERNPFFFTVAFLLVFSIAGLVEVLPGFAKKAQPIEGLKPYSLLETAGRQVYIAEGCYNCHSQLIRPFKAETDRYGAYSLSGEYAYDRPFLWGSKRTGPDLHRVGDSRKAADWHDGHMRDPKSRVPGSIMPAYEHLYAKNADFETAFAEAYTQKVVFGVPYDIEGGVQIGAQSYDKNDLATLSKAKEIFMQEAKVVVDEMISQDVKDAFEQGEVKQIVALIAYMNSLGQSRRAATQVSQAAQ from the coding sequence ATGTTTAGTTTTTTAGAGAGAAATCCATTCTTTTTCACGGTTGCATTTTTATTGGTATTTTCTATTGCAGGGTTAGTAGAAGTTTTGCCTGGTTTTGCAAAAAAGGCTCAACCTATTGAGGGCTTAAAGCCTTATTCTTTACTTGAAACTGCAGGAAGACAAGTATATATTGCAGAGGGTTGTTATAATTGCCATTCACAGCTTATTCGTCCATTTAAGGCTGAAACAGACCGATATGGTGCTTATAGCCTAAGTGGTGAATATGCCTATGATAGACCATTCTTGTGGGGTTCAAAGCGCACAGGTCCTGATTTGCATAGAGTAGGTGATAGCCGTAAAGCAGCAGATTGGCACGATGGGCATATGAGAGACCCAAAATCGCGTGTACCTGGCTCAATTATGCCAGCTTATGAGCATCTTTATGCAAAAAATGCTGATTTTGAGACTGCTTTTGCAGAAGCTTATACACAAAAAGTCGTTTTTGGTGTGCCTTATGATATAGAAGGTGGAGTGCAAATTGGTGCGCAATCTTATGATAAAAATGACCTGGCTACACTTTCTAAAGCAAAAGAAATTTTTATGCAAGAAGCTAAAGTGGTTGTTGATGAAATGATAAGTCAAGATGTCAAAGATGCCTTTGAACAAGGAGAAGTAAAACAAATTGTGGCACTTATTGCTTATATGAATAGTCTTGGGCAATCACGTCGTGCAGCTACACAAGTATCACAGGCAGCACAATGA
- a CDS encoding HugZ family heme oxygenase: MNHRIIEHMNEHHKNELIALCKKYGDLSALKNNKIQNVSLVNVDFEGLDIIYNDNMSLRVEFPKKADEHTLKDAIITLCQGAKTSDMCMISDEIAQFKKEFGSILIASIDKEGNAICSYAPLMQIENRAYIYISEVAEHFHSITANPSKIEVMFLEDECKAKSVILRKRLKYRANARFIERNSEEFEKALNSLESAMGGAGGIKTIRQMSDFHLIELQLGFGRFVKGFGQAYDILPNGEIKQVGSIGNPHSKISPHTNSHSS, from the coding sequence ATGAATCATCGTATTATTGAACATATGAATGAACATCACAAAAATGAACTTATTGCTTTATGTAAAAAGTATGGCGACTTGAGTGCCTTAAAAAATAATAAAATACAAAATGTTTCCCTTGTAAATGTGGATTTTGAGGGCTTAGATATTATCTATAATGATAATATGTCTTTGCGCGTAGAGTTTCCAAAAAAAGCAGATGAACACACGCTTAAAGATGCAATTATTACATTATGTCAAGGGGCAAAAACATCTGATATGTGTATGATAAGTGATGAAATTGCTCAATTTAAAAAGGAATTTGGTTCTATTTTGATTGCAAGTATTGATAAAGAAGGCAACGCAATTTGTTCCTATGCACCTCTTATGCAGATAGAAAATAGGGCTTATATTTATATTAGCGAAGTTGCTGAGCATTTCCATAGCATTACCGCTAATCCTTCTAAAATTGAAGTAATGTTTTTAGAAGATGAATGCAAGGCAAAATCTGTGATTTTGCGCAAACGTTTAAAATATCGTGCAAATGCGCGTTTTATAGAACGAAATAGTGAGGAATTTGAGAAAGCACTTAATAGTTTAGAATCTGCAATGGGTGGGGCAGGGGGTATTAAAACGATTCGCCAAATGAGTGATTTTCATCTTATAGAGTTGCAATTAGGATTTGGACGATTTGTAAAGGGTTTTGGACAGGCATATGATATTTTACCAAATGGCGAGATAAAGCAAGTTGGTAGTATTGGCAATCCACATTCTAAAATAAGCCCACATACAAATTCACATAGTTCTTAA
- a CDS encoding cation:proton antiporter, which translates to MAVISGIILSRLKIPTIIGYIITGVLSAYIFGFALEDSESLNSIAELGIVFLMFMIGLDFSFKSITAMKQEVLVFGGMQIGISIAFFFVVCFYFLGFNFATSIIIASAVSLSSTAIVLKFLNESNQTKTPYGTASIGILIFQDIAVIPILLMIKLLSDKDSHLWALILTTFLSAIILLIVLVLPGRIVAKVFLRFSANMKTDEIFVGAVFLIVLGAAYISKSFGFSLTLGAFLAGMIISNTPYKYQVSSVLVHFRDILLGIFFITVGMQVDVIFLLEHFVIIVILVALMMGAKTLLMYLFLLFFKGQRIGMRIALSLAQIGEFSFAIFLLASQHKILNLTLDGGILKAIFGEAIFANITPEEIYQFLTLMVIFSMIATPFILDRLDKVTDFFLRYMHPLHIFQTTKNNDEEETLQESHHKEAGLEGHIIVCGYGELGRKILEYFKGCDVRYIAVDKDYNKVERGIKNDDNVIYGNITRRRILEQLGIEQCAAVIIAIDSIEVVQHVYQEILSIAPLCKIILKTKNSAFESQMKTQGIYGIVHERRELAKILSDLALQATNEYLRD; encoded by the coding sequence ATGGCTGTTATTTCAGGCATTATCCTTAGTCGGCTTAAAATTCCAACAATCATTGGATACATCATCACAGGTGTTCTTAGTGCATACATTTTTGGATTCGCGTTAGAAGATTCTGAAAGTCTTAATAGTATTGCCGAACTTGGTATTGTATTTTTGATGTTTATGATTGGGTTAGATTTTAGCTTCAAAAGTATCACGGCAATGAAACAAGAGGTGCTAGTATTTGGCGGAATGCAAATAGGAATTTCAATCGCTTTTTTCTTTGTTGTATGCTTTTACTTTCTAGGGTTTAACTTTGCTACTTCTATCATTATAGCAAGCGCAGTAAGTCTCTCTTCAACAGCAATCGTGCTTAAATTTCTTAATGAAAGTAATCAAACCAAAACACCTTATGGCACAGCCTCAATAGGAATCTTGATTTTTCAAGACATTGCAGTTATCCCTATTTTACTAATGATTAAACTCTTAAGCGATAAGGATTCTCATTTATGGGCACTTATACTGACTACATTTCTTTCTGCTATTATTCTTCTCATTGTCCTTGTATTGCCTGGGCGAATCGTAGCAAAGGTATTTCTACGTTTTTCTGCAAATATGAAAACTGATGAGATCTTCGTTGGAGCAGTATTTCTTATAGTATTAGGTGCAGCATATATAAGCAAATCTTTTGGCTTCTCTCTTACTCTTGGAGCGTTTTTGGCAGGTATGATTATCTCGAATACACCTTATAAATATCAAGTTTCTTCAGTTTTAGTGCATTTTCGCGACATACTTTTGGGCATATTTTTTATCACTGTGGGAATGCAAGTTGATGTGATATTTTTACTTGAACACTTTGTAATTATCGTGATTCTAGTCGCATTAATGATGGGAGCAAAAACACTTCTTATGTATCTTTTTCTGCTCTTTTTTAAAGGACAAAGGATTGGTATGCGCATTGCCCTCTCACTCGCACAAATTGGGGAATTTTCATTCGCAATTTTCCTCCTTGCAAGTCAGCATAAAATCCTTAATCTCACCCTTGATGGTGGAATTTTAAAAGCCATTTTTGGCGAAGCGATTTTTGCAAATATCACACCTGAAGAAATTTATCAATTCCTCACTTTAATGGTAATTTTTTCTATGATTGCCACACCCTTTATCCTTGATAGGCTTGATAAAGTAACTGATTTTTTCTTACGTTATATGCACCCATTACATATATTTCAAACAACAAAAAATAATGACGAAGAAGAAACACTACAAGAGTCACACCATAAGGAAGCAGGACTTGAAGGACATATTATTGTATGTGGATATGGAGAGCTTGGACGCAAGATTCTAGAATATTTCAAAGGTTGTGATGTGCGCTATATTGCCGTAGATAAGGATTATAATAAAGTAGAAAGAGGCATTAAAAATGATGATAATGTGATTTATGGAAATATTACTCGTAGGCGCATACTTGAACAATTGGGTATAGAGCAATGTGCAGCTGTTATTATAGCAATAGATTCTATTGAAGTGGTCCAACACGTTTATCAAGAGATTCTCTCTATTGCGCCTTTGTGTAAGATTATCCTTAAAACTAAAAATTCTGCTTTTGAATCTCAAATGAAAACCCAAGGCATATATGGTATAGTGCACGAAAGACGCGAATTAGCAAAAATTTTAAGCGATTTGGCTTTGCAAGCCACAAATGAGTACTTACGAGATTAA
- the tilS gene encoding tRNA lysidine(34) synthetase TilS: MAKKDAYKLTYNTSDTLFATNLGDILAPSFASIKQTRNLLGFSSGVDSTALFFLLLECEIPFDIAIVHYHTRLQADDEVAYAKELAATYNKLCFVAHAPHFNANFESNARSFRFDFFQSLIIKHHYTHLLLAHQLNDRLEWLLMQLTKGAGLGNLLGFADERYNYDKSLNNYTIVRPLESIPKNELYRFCKERGIKYFEDSSNQDKTFRRNYFRYEFCDKLVNEFSAGIARSLSYLQRDRQSLENMLYADTLELESLKMQILRQIHNISVPMHTHKICCIIFSIHKSKVQDDENLLLLFCDKVAKQCGYVLSAAQRDEISKSRFNCKIAHFIITSNTHRIYIAQDSMSMYKIVTQSPMSKKFKIFCASHRVPSKLRFLLWAEFCAWEMLCKSAYADADYLVNEQGNQHLFTHFLAKIDNFFTL, translated from the coding sequence GTGGCTAAAAAAGATGCTTATAAGCTGACATATAATACTTCTGATACTTTATTTGCAACGAATCTTGGAGATATTCTTGCCCCCTCTTTTGCCTCAATTAAACAAACACGTAATTTGCTTGGTTTCTCTAGTGGTGTAGATTCTACGGCACTTTTTTTTCTCTTACTTGAGTGTGAGATTCCCTTTGATATTGCCATTGTGCATTATCATACGCGCTTACAAGCTGATGATGAAGTTGCTTATGCTAAAGAGCTTGCCGCTACTTATAATAAGCTTTGTTTTGTGGCACACGCACCACATTTTAATGCAAATTTTGAAAGCAATGCACGCTCTTTTCGCTTTGATTTTTTTCAGTCTTTAATTATTAAACACCACTACACACATCTTTTGCTAGCTCATCAACTTAATGATCGCTTAGAATGGTTACTTATGCAGCTTACAAAAGGTGCAGGACTTGGGAATTTGCTAGGTTTTGCAGACGAACGATATAACTATGATAAATCTCTAAATAATTATACAATCGTGCGCCCTTTAGAATCTATACCTAAAAATGAATTGTATAGATTCTGTAAGGAGCGTGGAATAAAGTATTTTGAAGATAGTAGCAATCAAGATAAGACATTTAGGCGAAATTATTTTAGATATGAATTTTGCGATAAATTAGTGAATGAGTTTAGCGCAGGCATTGCACGCAGTTTATCCTATCTCCAACGTGATAGGCAAAGCCTTGAAAATATGCTCTATGCAGATACTTTAGAGCTAGAATCTTTGAAGATGCAGATTCTAAGACAAATACATAATATTAGTGTTCCAATGCACACCCATAAAATATGCTGTATAATTTTTAGTATTCATAAATCAAAGGTGCAAGATGATGAAAATTTACTTTTGCTTTTTTGCGATAAGGTAGCCAAACAATGTGGATATGTGCTTAGCGCAGCTCAAAGAGATGAGATAAGCAAAAGCAGATTTAATTGCAAAATTGCTCATTTTATTATTACAAGCAATACTCATAGAATCTATATTGCACAAGATTCTATGAGTATGTATAAAATAGTAACACAAAGCCCTATGTCAAAAAAATTTAAAATATTTTGTGCATCCCATCGTGTGCCCTCAAAGCTTCGGTTCTTGCTGTGGGCGGAATTTTGCGCTTGGGAAATGTTATGTAAAAGTGCATATGCAGATGCTGATTATTTGGTAAATGAGCAAGGAAACCAACATCTTTTCACTCATTTTTTAGCAAAAATAGACAACTTTTTTACCCTTTAG
- a CDS encoding shikimate dehydrogenase translates to MLGFFAVYGNPITHSKSPFLHNYAFTKLGLSGYYSRILLDKGANLRQNFLSNGLSGANITLPFKEEAFNQCDEVRGVAQNIGACNTWVLEDKNHLVGYNTDAQGFYECIKEYKIKNALIIGAGGSAKAVAMILQSHNIPTTLINRSVQNLSFFVHKGFECYVNSEFKPTCSYDILINTTSAGLNDNLLPCDESQLKELCSCGKYAFDLIYGKCTPFLALAQSFHLSCSDGKEMLINQAALSFELFCKQKYNKGNLEIQRIASFMNEIL, encoded by the coding sequence ATGCTTGGTTTTTTTGCTGTTTATGGCAATCCTATCACGCATTCTAAATCCCCTTTTTTGCATAATTACGCCTTTACAAAACTTGGCTTAAGTGGCTATTATAGTCGTATTTTGCTTGATAAAGGTGCAAACCTTCGCCAAAATTTTCTTTCAAATGGCTTAAGTGGAGCAAATATTACTTTACCCTTTAAAGAAGAAGCTTTTAATCAATGTGATGAGGTGCGCGGAGTAGCCCAAAATATTGGCGCTTGTAATACTTGGGTGCTTGAGGACAAAAATCATCTTGTTGGTTATAATACAGATGCGCAAGGATTCTATGAGTGCATTAAAGAATATAAGATTAAAAATGCCCTTATCATTGGCGCAGGTGGTTCAGCCAAGGCAGTAGCGATGATACTTCAATCTCATAATATTCCAACAACGCTTATTAATCGCTCCGTGCAAAATCTTAGCTTTTTTGTTCATAAAGGTTTTGAATGCTATGTAAACAGTGAATTTAAACCCACTTGTAGTTATGATATTCTTATTAATACTACAAGTGCAGGGCTTAATGATAATCTATTGCCTTGTGATGAATCACAACTTAAAGAACTCTGCTCTTGTGGTAAATATGCATTTGACCTTATTTATGGGAAATGCACACCTTTTCTTGCTTTAGCTCAATCATTCCATCTTAGTTGTAGTGATGGAAAAGAAATGCTTATAAATCAAGCGGCTCTTTCATTTGAGCTTTTTTGCAAACAAAAATATAACAAAGGCAATTTAGAGATACAACGTATTGCATCGTTTATGAATGAGATTTTATAG
- the gatC gene encoding Asp-tRNA(Asn)/Glu-tRNA(Gln) amidotransferase subunit GatC yields MRIDDALLSKLERLSMLHIDENKRDDMQTQLSEILGFVENIAAVEVPQECFEDSLKNPLRADEPQDSHIAQDVLTHAPNAQDNFFIVPKIIE; encoded by the coding sequence ATGCGTATTGATGATGCGCTTTTAAGCAAGCTTGAACGACTATCTATGCTCCATATTGATGAGAATAAGCGTGATGATATGCAGACACAATTAAGCGAGATTCTTGGATTTGTAGAGAATATTGCTGCTGTTGAGGTGCCACAAGAATGCTTTGAGGATTCGCTTAAGAATCCATTAAGGGCAGATGAGCCACAAGATTCTCATATTGCACAAGATGTGCTTACTCACGCTCCAAATGCACAAGATAACTTTTTTATCGTCCCCAAAATCATTGAATGA
- the ccoN gene encoding cytochrome-c oxidase, cbb3-type subunit I, protein MQTNTLEYDYSIAKLFVFSAMAFGFVGLLIGVVIAFQMAFPDLNYLASEYGTFGRLRPLHTNGIIYGFTLSGIWASWYYLGQRVLKITYKEHCFLRAVGLAHFWIYIVLMALAVITLFAGLTQSKEYSELIWPLDILVVVVWVLWGVSLFGSMGVRREQTIYISLWYFIATFVGISALYIFNNLAVPTYFIAGVGSILHSISFYAGTNDAMVQWWWGHNAVAFVFTSGIIGLIYYFLPKESGQPIFSYKLTLFSFWGLMFIYIWAGGHHLIYSTTPDWIQTLGSVFSVILILPSWGTAINMLLTMRGQWHQIKESPMIKFLILASTWYMLTTLEGPIQSIRSVNGLAHFTDWIIGHVHDAALGWVGFMIIAACFHMVPRIFKRELYSKKLMDAQFWIMTTGIILYFSSMWIAGITQGMMWRDVDDNGNLTYSFIHTVVSLFPYYLIRAIGGLMYLAGFIMFIYNILMTISSGRVLEKEPQNATPMAA, encoded by the coding sequence ATGCAGACAAATACACTCGAGTATGATTACTCAATTGCTAAGTTATTTGTTTTCTCTGCGATGGCTTTTGGATTTGTAGGACTACTCATCGGGGTAGTTATTGCATTTCAAATGGCATTCCCAGATTTAAACTATCTAGCTTCAGAATATGGAACTTTTGGTAGGCTTCGACCACTTCATACCAATGGTATTATTTATGGTTTTACATTGAGCGGAATTTGGGCTTCGTGGTATTACTTAGGACAAAGAGTGCTTAAGATTACATACAAAGAGCACTGCTTTTTACGTGCAGTTGGTTTAGCACATTTTTGGATTTATATTGTGCTGATGGCTCTTGCAGTAATTACACTTTTTGCTGGATTAACACAATCAAAAGAATATTCTGAACTTATTTGGCCTCTTGATATTCTTGTAGTTGTTGTGTGGGTATTATGGGGTGTAAGCCTTTTTGGAAGTATGGGTGTAAGACGTGAGCAGACAATTTATATTTCATTGTGGTATTTCATTGCTACTTTTGTAGGAATTTCTGCTCTTTATATCTTTAATAATCTTGCAGTTCCAACTTATTTTATCGCAGGTGTAGGAAGTATCTTACATTCAATTTCATTTTATGCAGGAACAAATGATGCGATGGTGCAATGGTGGTGGGGGCATAATGCCGTTGCATTCGTCTTTACTTCAGGTATTATTGGGTTAATCTATTACTTTTTACCTAAAGAATCTGGGCAACCTATCTTCTCATATAAACTTACTTTGTTCTCATTCTGGGGACTTATGTTTATCTATATTTGGGCAGGTGGACATCACTTAATTTACTCAACCACACCTGATTGGATTCAGACACTTGGTTCTGTGTTTTCAGTTATTTTGATTTTGCCTTCGTGGGGGACAGCTATTAATATGCTTTTAACAATGCGTGGGCAATGGCATCAAATTAAAGAATCTCCAATGATAAAATTCCTCATCCTTGCTTCAACTTGGTATATGCTTACTACGCTAGAAGGACCAATTCAGTCTATTCGTTCAGTCAATGGCTTGGCTCACTTTACAGATTGGATTATTGGACATGTTCATGATGCGGCACTTGGTTGGGTAGGATTTATGATTATCGCAGCGTGCTTCCATATGGTGCCTCGCATATTTAAGCGTGAGCTTTATTCTAAAAAACTTATGGACGCACAATTCTGGATTATGACGACAGGGATTATCCTTTACTTTTCAAGTATGTGGATTGCAGGTATTACACAGGGTATGATGTGGAGAGATGTTGATGATAATGGAAACCTTACATATAGTTTTATCCATACAGTTGTTTCACTTTTCCCTTATTATCTTATCCGTGCAATTGGTGGTTTGATGTATTTGGCAGGTTTTATAATGTTTATTTATAATATTCTTATGACAATTTCATCAGGCAGGGTGCTTGAAAAAGAACCCCAAAATGCTACTCCGATGGCGGCGTAA
- the ung gene encoding uracil-DNA glycosylase, whose protein sequence is MTINLDKIKIPDDWKQLLASEFLSPYFADIKTHYLNALQNKEMIYPKPHQIFAAFNLTPLSSLKVVILGQDPYHGSGIIEGVETPQAMGLSFSVPRGMPIPPSLKNIYAELSQSLHITPPTHGDLSGWARQGVLLLNAILSVRANAPASHKHFGWEYFSDGVIRALSAHKEHLVFMLWGNYAKKKAPLIDASKHKIITAPHPSPLARGFVGSNVFLQANIYLQEHAKEPIAWEKL, encoded by the coding sequence ATGACAATTAATCTTGACAAAATAAAAATTCCAGATGATTGGAAGCAACTCCTTGCTAGCGAGTTTTTAAGCCCTTATTTTGCAGATATTAAAACGCATTATTTGAATGCACTTCAAAACAAAGAAATGATATATCCAAAACCCCATCAGATTTTTGCTGCTTTTAACCTTACACCTCTTTCTTCTCTTAAGGTTGTAATACTTGGACAAGACCCTTACCACGGCAGTGGCATTATTGAAGGCGTAGAAACTCCTCAAGCAATGGGCTTAAGTTTTAGTGTGCCTCGGGGTATGCCTATCCCACCTTCTTTGAAAAATATTTATGCAGAACTTTCTCAGAGCCTACATATCACACCACCGACACACGGAGACTTGAGTGGTTGGGCAAGGCAAGGTGTTTTATTACTCAATGCAATTTTGAGCGTTCGGGCAAATGCACCTGCTTCACATAAGCATTTTGGGTGGGAATATTTTAGCGATGGTGTGATAAGGGCATTATCGGCGCACAAAGAACATTTGGTGTTTATGCTATGGGGTAATTATGCAAAGAAAAAAGCACCACTTATTGATGCCTCTAAACATAAAATTATCACTGCACCTCACCCTAGTCCTTTAGCACGTGGCTTTGTAGGGAGCAATGTATTTCTTCAGGCTAATATTTATCTTCAAGAGCACGCTAAAGAACCCATTGCGTGGGAGAAACTTTAG
- a CDS encoding sulfite exporter TauE/SafE family protein — protein MSIEILIILGCVSGVAAGFFGIGGGVIIVPCLLLLGMQMEYAIGISIMQMIFSSAFGSLINIFQKKLNIHDGVFVGLGGLIGAAFSGVIVDTLSSQILLLLFLLLSCISFYKYAFDVKTTANPTPPITNPFKQKVLMIIAGFLTGIFAVSLGVGGGLILAPILAYYLGFDSKKVVPISLFFIIFASVSGSISLAAHDLIDFQSGLIVGLSSMFGVACGIYLMNKVTLSNHRYALIGIYALSIILTLWKVTQSFDLSI, from the coding sequence ATGAGTATAGAGATTTTGATCATTCTTGGTTGTGTAAGTGGTGTGGCTGCTGGATTTTTTGGCATAGGTGGGGGGGTGATTATCGTCCCTTGTTTGCTTTTGCTTGGTATGCAAATGGAATATGCCATTGGTATTTCAATAATGCAAATGATATTTTCCTCTGCATTTGGCTCACTCATTAATATTTTCCAAAAAAAGCTTAATATTCACGATGGTGTATTTGTGGGCTTAGGAGGTCTTATAGGAGCGGCTTTTAGCGGGGTAATTGTTGATACACTTTCCTCTCAAATCCTTCTTTTACTTTTTTTGCTTCTTTCTTGTATAAGTTTTTACAAATATGCTTTTGATGTAAAGACTACTGCTAATCCTACACCACCTATTACAAACCCATTTAAACAAAAAGTTCTTATGATTATTGCTGGTTTTCTCACCGGGATTTTTGCTGTGAGTTTGGGTGTGGGCGGAGGGCTTATCCTTGCGCCTATCCTTGCATATTATCTCGGATTTGATTCTAAAAAAGTAGTGCCTATTTCACTTTTTTTCATTATTTTTGCTTCTGTATCAGGGAGTATTTCACTTGCTGCCCACGATTTAATTGATTTTCAATCAGGCTTAATTGTTGGACTTTCATCAATGTTTGGTGTAGCTTGTGGCATTTATCTTATGAACAAGGTTACATTGAGTAACCATCGTTATGCACTTATTGGTATTTATGCATTGTCTATTATATTGACATTGTGGAAAGTTACTCAAAGTTTTGATTTAAGTATTTAA
- a CDS encoding cytochrome c oxidase, cbb3-type, CcoQ subunit: protein MINNATFLEFIVAYQKEIYLAVTLLLVVFLYGYVYHLYSSQAKGVKDYEKYANLALNDNLDDEPIEPRIKNERGTR from the coding sequence ATGATAAATAATGCTACATTTTTGGAGTTTATTGTCGCTTATCAGAAAGAGATTTATCTTGCAGTTACGCTTTTACTTGTAGTATTTTTATATGGATATGTTTATCATTTATATTCTTCACAAGCCAAAGGTGTAAAGGATTATGAAAAATATGCTAATCTTGCTCTTAATGATAATCTTGATGATGAGCCCATTGAACCACGAATAAAAAATGAAAGGGGAACTAGATGA
- a CDS encoding metallophosphoesterase: MIKILIFVGVIFVVLSLMKLYIYKRFMCHSVVFERQKIGIALLVALGIGEISLFIIRDSTFTLTPYIIVSSCIVFTYCFFMAVLCVDVLRIALRFLKRILANKIPLSFLDSQQCFENSYQKVNTNTPIIAPSIESPYSSSRRIFLKMLFDLSIAALFVIFSVRSFTNALLPPPIKEVYIKVPNLRNKKTIAMITDVHIGKALGGAFLLKVVEKINALNADIVVIVGDLVDNKIGEVKADLNPLKNLQSKEGVYYVAGNHEYYHGIDDILAYLHTLNLTILHNKNIELEDLNLAGVSDLAGLRFNHLKPDLESAKKGINPHKPSILLAHQPKFVCSNDVSDFDVVLCGHTHAGQVFPLSFFVWLDQHYVYGLYELPQRKVFADSAFLPKKTQLYVSSGVGFWGPAIRFLAPSEIVCLRLE, translated from the coding sequence GTGATAAAGATTCTTATATTTGTGGGGGTTATTTTTGTTGTTTTAAGTCTAATGAAATTGTATATATACAAACGATTTATGTGTCATAGTGTTGTATTTGAACGACAAAAAATAGGGATTGCCTTGCTTGTGGCATTAGGAATCGGAGAAATCTCTTTATTTATTATAAGAGATTCGACTTTTACACTTACGCCATACATTATAGTTAGTTCGTGCATAGTTTTTACTTATTGTTTTTTTATGGCAGTTTTGTGTGTAGATGTATTAAGAATAGCTCTGCGATTTTTAAAACGTATTTTGGCAAATAAAATACCACTTTCATTTTTAGATTCTCAACAATGCTTTGAAAACTCATATCAAAAAGTCAATACAAATACACCAATCATAGCCCCATCTATTGAATCCCCTTATTCATCATCGCGCCGCATCTTTTTAAAAATGCTTTTTGATTTAAGTATAGCAGCTTTATTTGTAATTTTTAGCGTTAGAAGTTTTACAAATGCTCTTTTGCCCCCGCCTATTAAAGAAGTATATATTAAAGTCCCAAATTTGCGCAATAAAAAGACTATTGCAATGATTACTGATGTGCATATAGGGAAAGCTTTAGGTGGAGCATTTCTCTTAAAAGTTGTAGAAAAAATTAATGCACTTAATGCTGATATTGTAGTGATTGTGGGTGATTTGGTGGATAATAAGATAGGAGAGGTTAAAGCAGATTTAAACCCACTCAAAAATTTGCAGAGCAAAGAGGGCGTATATTATGTTGCAGGCAATCACGAATATTATCACGGCATAGATGATATTTTGGCATATTTGCATACATTGAATCTTACAATTTTGCATAATAAAAATATTGAGTTAGAAGATTTAAATCTCGCTGGAGTAAGTGATTTGGCAGGATTGCGTTTTAATCATTTAAAACCAGATTTAGAATCTGCAAAAAAAGGTATAAATCCGCATAAACCAAGCATTCTCCTTGCACATCAGCCTAAATTTGTATGTTCAAATGATGTAAGCGATTTTGATGTAGTGTTATGTGGGCATACACACGCAGGACAAGTATTTCCATTGTCATTTTTTGTATGGCTAGACCAGCATTATGTGTATGGATTATATGAATTACCACAACGCAAAGTTTTTGCAGATAGTGCATTTTTACCTAAGAAAACACAGCTTTATGTAAGTAGTGGAGTAGGATTTTGGGGACCTGCTATTCGTTTTCTAGCACCAAGTGAAATTGTATGTTTAAGGCTTGAGTAG